The Halonatronomonas betaini nucleotide sequence CAGTTAAGATACTGATCCTTATTACTGCAGGCTTCCAGGAGCTTACTGGCCTGGTCTATACTTATATCCTTATATTTAAAATCAGAGATCATCGATTTAATAAATCCAGGCAGGTCCTTGCCCAGCCATTTCTTAACAGCTTTATCATATCCGTAATCTCCATCTTCATAATCAAGAAACTGGAGAAGCTCATTCCTGCCAAAATCCAGCCTCTTTAAAATCTGATTCAAAATCCGATGCTGCTCGCCATCATCAATAACCTCAAAATCATCAGTTACTAAAATCTCATCTGGCCGCTCATTAATAATCCCATGGGCCAGAGAATGAATCGTCTTAACCTCAAAGTTAGCATTAAGATAACCAGATCTATCTAAAAAATCATTGATCTTCTTCCTGAAATTATAGACAGCTGAATTCATATAGGTAACGATCAGAATTTTGCTATCATCAACAAACCCCTCTGAAATCAACTCAGCTGCCAGATAGGCCAGAATAGTAGTCTTGCCGGCACCAGGCACAGCAGAAACTGAGAGATATCCTCCCTGATATTCAGCAACCTCCTCCTGACCTGGCCTCAATTTAATCATAAAATTCCATCCTTTCTAAATAAACCAATCTACCAGCTCCCCTTCCTGCTCAATCCCCCGGCTGTCAAAAAGACTGGTGGCCAGATAGATCCCCTTGCTACTCTTTCTAATCAGCGAGAGGATATTATCTAAAAGCTGGTCCTGCTTTAAACTTCTATCGATCCGATCATCCCAGTTAGCCTGCTGATTCCACTGTGGCGAAAGCACATAGGGATTAAGCAACTCCTTGGTAATCCCGGAAAACCAGAACTGGCTGCCAGTATCAAGTAAAAATAGATACTCGACTGAATCAACCAGAGTCGATGTAATAAATTTATAAGGAGTCGAAACAATCACCTTATCTCTAATCTTTTGCCCTGGCTCATTTAAAATTTCAGCAGCCAGAGTCCCCTTATTAATCATACTGATAAAATATTTGCCAATCCGATTACCATCAGTAATATTATAAGCCTCAATAATCTCAGCAAATTTATGAAATGACTTAATTATCTGCCTGCAGGCAATAATCTCCTCCTCATCAGGAGATAGTGGCGCCAAAAACTCAACGAAAACCTGCTGGAAAAAATCTCTAACCTCAATCTCAGCTTCAATCTTTTCTGCTATCCAGGCCTGAAGCTTATTATATTCCTCAAACCGCTTAAAACCAAGTCTCTCCCTTAATTCCTGCTGATCAATCTCAGGCAATCTATATTCATTAGCAATAACCCTCTCCGCCAGGATCGCTCCTCTGACCGGGTCTAAATCCAGCAACAAGACAAAGGTCTGCTGCAGTGATGTAAAATCAGGCCTGAGCTTCCAAGCAGGATAAACCAGCTGGGCCAGGGTCAAAAGGGCCTGAGAATATGGAATATCTATCAACCTTTTTGACCTGAGCAGATTAAAAATATCCAGTCCTTCCCTGGCCAGCTTCTCAGTAAAAGTAAATTCCAGCACCTTATCTAAATGGGGAGCAATCACCCCAATATCTCCAGGCTCAACCCCGGTCTCAACCAGTCGGATAACCTCATCAGCTACCTTGCCTAGCATATCACCTCTAAATTCAGAACTTATCCGCCCCTCAATATACTCACTGCTGTCAGCTAACTTCTGAGATCCTTCCAGATTCCTGGCCCCTGACCTATGAATACCGGAACTGGCCTTGACCCTGCCTTTAATTCTCTCAGCAAAATCAACAGCCTCCTGGGAGGCACCATAAAACTCTGTCAACTCTTCAATCTCAGCCTGATGGAAGAACTTCTTTTCAGCCAGTTTTGGGTTTCCACCAAAAAACCTGTTGATTTTTCCTTCTGGATTATAGGCCATAAAAGAATCCTGAGTTACCGAAAGCATATACTCTATCAATTTCTGAGCCGCCGGTGGAGTCAATTCAAGTTCATCAACAATTAAGTAATCATAGCTCTCTTCAAGCCTCTTTAAATATCTATCAGTCTTTAATAACCTAAAAAACAACTTAATCAATAACGAATAATCTATAACAAAATGATCATGACAGCTCTCCCGATACTGATTCATCAATAAAATAGCCTCTTTAAAAATTTTCCCCTTGTCAGTATCATCTGCCGCCCAGTCCAGCAGCCTTGCTTCCAGCTCGGCCATATTCAGCAGATTTAAAGCAGCCTGATTCAAATTATCAATCAACTGAACCGCAATACTATTTGAAGTCGAATTAAGATTAACAAAGTAATCCTTCTTATCCCTCCGCTGCTCAACGATCCTGGTCATTATGTAATGAGCCGTCTCGACATTCATAAAATATGGATCAACAGGCAGCCCCTCAATATCATAAACCTCAGGCCAGTAGGTCCTGACCTGATCCTGGGCCAGCCCAAAAAAAGTAAAAATATTTAACGGCCCGGACTTTTTAAGCTGAAGGTTATTCTTCCAATCCCGGACACTGGGGGCATTCTGGAGCAGCACCATAATTCTATCAGTCCCGACCTCTCTGGCCAGCTCCTGATATTTATCTTTTAAAATCGTAGTCTTCCCGGAACCAGCTGGACCTTTATAAATTTTTAAAATCTGCCCCACCTCCTGCCTCTTTTACCTGCATATTTTATATTCTAACATATTTAGTATATCAAATATTTCCTTATATATAAACAAGAAAAAACCTGACCGGCATCAGACCGATCAGGCCTATAATATCACCCTATCCAATATAATTATTCATCAATTTAAATCCAGATATGATTAATACCTGCTCCAGGATTGCTCCGGCTTTCCTCCAGGATTGCTCCGGGACAGGTCCTATCACTACAATAGACTGCGCCAGTATAACAGGATATTAAAACCAACCATATCCTGACTAAATCATACCAGAAAAATTTTTCAGTCTATAATAAAATGATAATAGAATGATGCAAAGCAGAAATTATTTTAGCCATTTTTTAATTTCATCTCTGGTGGGAACACTGCCTTCACTTACAATTTCGCCATCAATAGTCACTCCAGGTGTTAGCATAATCCCTTTTTCAGCAGCAGAATTAATATCATGATCATGGGTTACACTGGCATCAACACCTAATTCCTCAACAACCTCTCTAATCCTCTGTTCTGTAGTGTCACAATTCTTGCAGCCTGAACCATAAACAACTATCTCCATATTAATCATCCTCCCTGTAAATTATTATATAATAATATTGCCATAGACCATACCGGCAATCGTCGACATAATTACAACTAAAAGAATAAATACCGATGTCTTCTTTAAACCAAGCACGCTGTGAATAACCAGCATATTCGGCAAACTCAGAGCAGGACCGGCCAACAGTAACGATAAAGCCGGGCCTTCAGCCATCCCTAATCCCATCAAGCCCTGAAGAATTGGAATCTCTGTCAGGGTTGCAAAATACATAAAGGCAGCAATTATCGAGGCAAATAGGTTAGAACTTAAATCATTGGCCCCGACAAACCTGGTAATCCACTCCTGGGGAATCAACCCGGCCTCAGTCCCTGGCCGCCCCATCAATATTCCAGCAACTAAAACACCGGCAAAGAGTAACGGCAGAATCTGTTCAGTAAAGCTCCAGGATTCATCGACCCAGCTCTTTAACTCATCTTTTTTAAACCATTTAACTAAGATAATAGCCAGCACCGCCAGCAATCCAAAGGTTACCGGCCATTTAATTTCATAGATAAACTGGCCAAATCCAACTGTCTCTGACGGTTCTGCCCAGGCAGCAAAAATCAAAATCAAAATCATCACCAGAAAATATATCAGGTTCTGAACAGTAGTCCTATCTTCATCATCGCCATTAGCAGCAGCTCTCCTGGCAGCTGCAGCAGCCTCAGATTCCTCGTCACCACCTCTATCAAAAATCAAGCCCATCATTACACCAACAATCAGGGCAAAAATAACAGCAAAGACAATCCTGGCCAGTCCTAACTGCCAGCCTAAAACCCTGGCAGTAAGAATAATTGCCAGCACATTAATCGCCGGCCCTGAATACAAAAAGGCAGTCGCCGGTCCAATCCCGGCACCTCGTTTGTAAATCCCGGCAAAAAGGGGCAGAACAGTACAGGAACAGACCGATAAAATTGCCCCGGAAACAGAGGCCACTGAATAAGATACCCATTTTTTGGCCCCGGCCCCAAAATACTTAATTACAGCCTGTTTAGACATAAAGTTGGCTATTGCCCCGGCAACAAAAAAGGCCGGTACCAGGCTATATAATACATGATTCCTGGCATAATACTGAAGCATATGAAATCCTTCAATAATTGCCTCCTGCAAATCAGCACTCTCTAAAGGCAGAAAATATATAAAAGCAAATCCAATTATAAATATTCCAAGCTTCTTTTTCTTAGTCAAACTAGCACCTCCACTTAAATAAGACCTTTCTGTTTTTCCTCTAAATCCTTCTCCAATACCTGATCAAGACAGCTAAAGAATCCTGTCACACAGGGAACCCTCAGTGAATAATAATTATTTAAGCCATCCTTTCTAGCTTTGATCAATCCAGCCTGTTTTAAAATGCTTAAATGTCTGGAAATAACAGATTGGCTGGCATCAGCAAGCATCTCCTCAAGTTCACTAACACAATGCTCTTTATTCTGTAAAATATCAACAATCTCAAGCCTTAATGGATGAGATAATGCTTTAGCAACCTCAGCCCTTGCCTGAAATAATTTTTTAGTGGTCATCAAGTTCACCTCTTTCCATAACTATATTACAATATTGAGATATAGTTGTCAAGTCCAATTTTTTTATGTATAATTACCTATATAAAGCAGGAGTTAGCCGATATGCCAAGAATTAATAAATAGAGAAACTATTTTGCTGGATTATTTTGCTGGCTGGAGGAGATATTATGAGTGATAATAAAAATTCAAACCGTAAAATTTTAACTGTATTACTTCTATTAATCTTTGTTGGGGCAGGCATTTTTTATTTTACAATGAACTTAGATGAAAGCGAATTTGCCGAGCCAATGAATGAAGAAGAACTAGAATTACTTGAAGACGAATCTGAAGATGAACCTAACGACGAACCTGAAGGCGAACTTGATGAAGAACCTGAAGATACGACCAGTGTAGATGTTGATGATTTAGATACCGAAACAACTCGAACAGATGATGAAACAGACGATCAAACTGATGATCCAGATGATTCTACATCCCATATAGATGATCAGGACATCCAGGACAGCCCTGCTGATTCCCCTGATTTAGATGATGACCGGACAGCTGTCGATGATGGCGAAGATCCAGAGCATGATCCTGAAATTGCAGAAGAGCCTGCAGTAACTGAAGATGAAAACGATGGAATTATTGATCGGATCATATCCTTTCTCTCCGAGCCATTTAGAGAGGAAGACCCTGAAGATATCGCAATTGATGACATAGATGATATTGAAGAAATTGAAGATATCAATGATATAGACGACCTCGAGGAAATAACTGAAGAAGAACTTGAGCAGGCAGATTCACCTATTCAACTTGCAAGTAAAAACCTTGTCGTTCTAGGAATTGATGATTTATCAGATCAACAGGAACTAAGCTTCGACTTTATCGGACTAATCTCATTTAATGCTGAAGATTTAGAGATAGAGTTTAAAATCATCCCATCCCGTTATACATATGAAGATCAAGAAATTAGAACCCTTTCCCGTCAGGAACTTACTGCAATTATCTCTGAAATTACTGGTTTAGAGATTGATTATGAGCTAGTTCTTGATTACAGCGGGTTCCAGTATTATGTAGATGAGATCGGTGGGATTGAACTAGAACTTGCCGATGATTTTATAATCCCTGACTTAGAACTTGAATTAACTCAAGGCAATAACTATCTCGATGGCGCTGAAGCTTTAAATTACGCAAGATTTTATAACCCTGACAATGGCGAAAGGAGCAGAATTAATCGCCAGCAGGAAGTTATCGATAAAATCTATCATAAAAGCCTGAGACTTGAAAATATTTTGAGACTACCTGGCCATTATAATCACCTAATAAATGAAAAAGAAGCAGTCGATACTGATATCGATCAGGAGCTTATAAGGAATACAATTAGATATATAAGGCAACTTGATCAGCTATCAATAAAATATAGTATTTTTAACGATTAATGGCGCATAAAGGAGAAATTAGCTGTATAATGGAGTATAAAAGTCCTTATCAGCCCTCATAAGCCTTATAACTGTTGACTTAAAACCGACTTTTATGTATACTATTTATTGCTGGCGGCGAAAATGTTGTCGCTTTTACAAAACTGGGGACGTAGCGAAGTGGTTTAACGCGTCGGCCTGTCACGCCGAAGATCGCGGGTTCAAATCCCGTCGTCCTCGCCACTTTTGGTGAGATAGCTCAGTCGGTAGAGCAGTGGATTGAAAATCCACGTGTCGGCAGTTCGATTCTGCCTCTCACCACCATTTTTCTTGCGGGAATAGCTCAGCGGTAGAGCGTCACGTTGCCAACGTGAATGTCGCGGGTTCAAATCCCGTTTCCCGCTCCATTAGAATTTTAAACCAATCCATTTGGTATCTGGCGGCGTCGCCAAGTGGTAAGGCAGAGGACTGCAAATCCTTTATCGGCGGTTCAAATCCGCCCGCCGCCTCCAAAAAAGATGAAGTAAAAACATATATGCCGGGGTGGCGGAATTGGCAGACGCATCGGACTTAAAATCCGGTGGGAATTTTTTCCCGTATCGGTTCGAGCCCGATCCCCGGCACCATTTTTTTTAAAGCAGTTTTCTGCACTGTGAGGGTATAGCTCAGTTGGTCAGAGCGCCACGTTGACATCGTGGAGGCCAGTGGTTCGAATCCACTTATCCTCACCATTTTTTTATTTTGAGACCATTTTTGATGGTCTTTTTTTAATTTCTAGATATACAATTTATCCCAAAACAGAGCCATAGCGGAGCCAAAAAGTTTTAAGCCAGATATTATAATAAATGTTTAAATACCAGTCTAAATATGTAAATAATCTACTCAATATTAAACTAAACCTGCAAGTCTATTGATTAATCCTTTAATTCTTCAATGCATGACTCACAGACAAATTTGCCCTTAAAAAAAGTTCTATTCTCCATACTGCCACAAAAATGACAGCCTGAACAGCCTGAATTAAATTTTCTTAAAATTATATTATCGCCATCTTTATAAAACTCCATTGGATCATTAAAATCTAATTTCATTGTAGTTCTTAACTCTTTTGGAAGAACAAGTCTACCAAGATTATCAACTTCTCTCACAATTCCTGTAGATTTCATTTTATTCCCTCCATTTTATATTTATTTCCATCAATTGTAATTTAATCATAAAATCACATCAAATACAAGGGTATTTTAAAATTTTGTGAAATAAATTATAAAGCAAAACCTAACTTATATCAGCCATTTTTTACCCAATCTACAAAAAATTGAGACAATATAATAATAAAAATCCAGAGTCCTCTTAAACCTCAGCTCTCACCTTAAACCTCAAAGCAATACCAGAAGGATCTCTCACAATAAAATCTCCCTCTTCTGACTTTTCAACTCTGGTAACTTCCCTGGCAGCATTAATAATCAACTCCAGGATGTCTTGATCCGGTACCGAGATCAGAACATATTCAATACCTGTAGCTTCTTCCGGTGGTGCCGAGCCTCCCTGGCTTTCCCAGGTATTAAGCCCCATATGGTGATGATAACCTCCAGTAGCCATAAAAGCGGCACTCTCGCCCTGCTGCATCATCAATTGAAGCCCAATAACATCACGATAAAATTCAATAGATTCCTCTAAATCACTTACTTTCAGGTGAACATGGCCCATAACTGTTCTTTCCGGTACACCTTCCCAGGATACATTGGTGGCATGCTGTAATAGATCTTCCACATCCAACCCTTCTGTTCCCATGGCTTCAACCTGGACAGCTTCTCGATCAGAATATATTTCAATACCAATACCATCTGGATCTTCCAGATAAATAGCCTCACTGACAGAATGATCCGATGCCCCTTTCAGCCACTGGCGATGATTTTGCAGATGCATCCAAAAATCGGCTAAGTCCGCCCGGTCTGGCAACAACAAAGCGCTATGGAATAACCCGGTAGCCCCAGGAGGCGGGTCAACAGAATTTTCTAACTGGCGAAGCACTAAAAGATCATTCACACCATCTGCTGATAAATAAACACTCCTGTTATCCCTTTTTCTCACTCTCAGACCAATCACCTCTTCATAAAAAGCAGTAGATCTACTCAAATCACTGACCTTCAATGCCACCTGATCAACTTTAATAATCTTTTGACCACTACCAGCCATAACGTATCACCACTTTCATTTTATTTTTTCCAATCAGATCTGACTTTATAAACCCTTTGCTATTTATAGACATTATATCATAATTTAATTTTTTTATATGTAATCAATTATTTGCAAACCTAATCAAATGAATTCAAATTAACTGCTCCAGCAAACACCACCAACTTTAAACCCACAAATAAATAATATATAATTATCAGAGGAGGTAGCCCAATGAACCCAAAAATAGAAAAGAAAAAATCTACAGTTAGCTTTATGATAAATCTCTACTGCAAAAACCACCATAGCAGCCCGAATACCCCCTGCAAATCCTGTAGAGAACTAATAGCATACGGCCACAACAAAATCGAAAAATGCCCTAATTTAGACAGTAATACAACCTGTGGAAATTGCGAGATCCACTGTTATAATCAAGAAATGCAAAATCAAATTAAAAAAGTAATGAAATATTCAGGCCCAAGAATGATCTTTCATCGCCCACTGACTGCCATCAAACATATTATCAGATCAAAGCTCCTAAATTAAAAAGATCCTGCAGAAAAACCACCTGCAGGATCGAATAATTTACTAATTTAACTTTGATAGCTTATTGCATCTGCTGGACATGCCTTCTGACATTCAAAACAGACCAGGCATTCCTTGCTATCTATTTCTCTAACCTTACTATCTCCAACCTGATAAATTGTATTATTAGGACAGGCCTGCTCGCAGAGGCCACAGTCTGTACAGTCATCTTCTGAGATCTCCATTCTGTATTTGGAAAATTTATTACTAATACTCAAAACCGTTCCATGGGGACAGATCCTGTGCCAGAAGCTCTCTTCAAAGAAGAGTGATATCACCAGGGCACCGACAACCAGAATCAGTATAATATTTAACCTATAGCCAAATCTTCTAACTGCTATCATTCCAGCTAGAAATCCCAGGATCAATATAACCCTAAAACTATTTAAAATAAGCCTGGAGCTAACTTTCTCTCTTGTAAGATTAAACTTATCATAAATCCAGCTCTGGAACCTAAGTAGTGTCCCCATGGGACAGGCCCAGCCACAATAAACTCTATCAAAAATCAAAGAAACCACTATCCCCAGCGCCCAGAAAGCAACCCATATCTGCAGATTACCCCTGAACAACAGGAAGAAAAACAGGCCAATAAATAAAATCTGGCTTATAGTTCTTTTCTTACTATTACTCAAATTAATCCCCCCAAAAGCCAATGAATGAATTGTCATTCACCAATGCCAAAAATTTTTGCCTTTCTATTTATACTCGATATTATACTTTATCGGTATCTCAGGGTCTAAAGAATTGCTAACCAGACAATTATCATGGGACTTTAATATAGCCTGTTCCAATTCTTTAACATCAAGCTCAGTCTTAATCTCATAATTTAACGTTATCTCAGCAAATAAATCAGGGGCTTCTGCCTTTACCGCTTCAGCAGTTATATCCAGTTCCTCCCAGTCAGTCTTAAGCTTTTTAAGTTCAGGCTTTAAAAAGAGCCCTGCACAGACAGCCAGACTGGCCAGAATCATTTCAGGTGGATTCATAGCTCCATCCCGATCTTTATCACCACTGATAAAATGTTCTCCATTTGAAAGGCTGGCCTTATAGGTAGGTCCCTCCTGCCAGCTAATTTTAGTCTTCAAATCAATCCCTCCTTTCTCAATTACAACAATTCTAATAATACAACTAAATTTCATAAATTACAGTGATATATCTCACAGAATCTCACAATTATTTAACTGCCTTCATCTCGACAAACCTTATAATTTCATCGCTAGCATCGTCTAGCATTTCATAATTTTCAAGCTTGATTGCCTGCTCAACTACCCCCTGAATACTGCCAAAAATAATAGCAGCCATTAGCTCAGGCTTATTAATTTCAAGTTCGCCTTTCTCATCACCTTTTTCCAGTAGTTTTTTAATAGACTGAGGAATCTGATTTAAGTATTGATTTATTGAGCCTTCTTTTTTAGGAAATTCCTTCTCTCTAACCAGTATATTACCTAGATCAGGGTTTTTCTTAATCTCCTCAAAATGTCTCACCAGAAAGAGTTCAAGTTTACTGACCACCGAGAGTTCCGGGCTTTCTTCCAATTCTGCCAGCAGATCAAGCCGTTTCTTAAATTCCCTGGCAAAAATTTCTTCTAACACCTCTTCTTTGCTGCTAAAATAATTGTAAATAGTCCCAACAGCAATTCCTGCCCGGTCCGCAATCCAGCTCATCTTAGTAAAATAATAACCTTCTTCCGCCATCACCTTAATAGCAGAATCAAGAATTAATTCTTTTTTATTACCGGCCATCTTCTTCCACCTACCAATTTATATATTTGATAATTATTATATCATAAATCCAACTCAATTAAAGCAATTCTATCCTAGAACGAGTATGAGATCGAGGCAGATAGCTGATTTCTGTCCTGGCTGCCTAAATCAAGCCCCTGGCTCATAACCTCCCCTTTCTGATAGATATACTCAAACTCCAGGCTAATAGCATCAGACAGAGAAAATTCAAGTCCAGGCCTTACTAAATAGCCATCAGTTGATAGATTATAGAAACTGGCCAGCCTATAGCTATGATAATCAGCAAAGGAGCCCTCTACTGCCTGCTGAAGAATATAATTGTCATCCTGGCTCAACCTGCCCCGATTATAAATTAACTGACCTAAAATCAGCTGACCGGACTCAAGATTGTAGTCAGCACCTAAAACCAGGCTGCCATAATTATCGCCAGCATCTGGCATCATCAAAGCCCCTTCTGCCCAGATCCCAAAACCCTGATAAGAGGTAGCCATATCTGCACCTAAAACCAGATATTCCCTAAAATAAGCCGATTCAGGCACAGGCCCCATCGGTGTCTCCTGATAGGAAATAGTCGGAACCTGCTCGTGGCCAGAGGTTAAACTAAGAGAGAAATCAAAGCCCTCCACTCCTCGACCTGAAAACTTCAGACCATACTCAACATTTCCTAATTCATTATCAACCTCTTCTACTGGCAGAACAATACCAGTTTCCGGCACAGTTAGCTCATCAGCAAAGGGACTATCATGGAATGGTGCAATAACACCGGTCAGACGATAATTCCGGTCAATAAAATAATCCCCTTTCAAAAGAAGCCTGGAATCCTTATCACCAGCTGGATCATCAAAATTAACTGGATTAATATTATCAGTCGGATTATAACCAGTTGCAGTACCCCAGGCTACCAGCTGTTTACCGGCTCTCAGGTCAAAATCAGCACCATAATAATCAAAGTAGGCATCCCTGATCTCAAAAACAGTCTCACCATCTGGCCATTCAGTCATAAACCCTAAATTAACCTGAAATGCCTCAGAAAAAGTCGACCGACCAATACCTAGTTCCAGATCAGAGACAACTCTGGCTGAGTCATCCCCCTCTATATCATAACTACTGCCTAATTCAAATTCACCGCCAATATCAACAGCTTCAACAGCAGCACCCTGAATTAAGAGTAAACCTAAAACTAAAACTACCACCATGTTCTTAATCATTATTTATAGCCCCCTCTCAAGATTTCTCGTTGTAAAGACTCCTGGATCTATCTCAGTATTATAATCAACCTCATTCAAAATCAACCTGGTCTGACTGCCACTTTCATGATCAGTCATTTCCAGCATCTGAGCAGTCCAGCGTCCATAAAGTTCGGCATGATCAAAGGTCAGTAAAGTCTTGACCAATTCCCCGGCTTCATAGTAATCAATCTTGAGAGGCAGCCAGAATTCACTATCAACTTTTACCTCCAGATTACTGTAAGCAACCCCGTCATTTACCGGTATCAGATCTAATTTATAGGCTTCATGACCCTCAAATTCAACTACTTCAACTAATTCAGCCTGATAATCATTGCCAAACCCGGCAGTACCTAAAGCCTCCATATCTTCATAACTTAAATCACTTCCCATAAAATCTCCCTGTTTGGCCGAGCCAGCAATCCGTCTGGTATTATTTAACTCAGGTAGATATAACCACATATCATCATCTTCCATTAATAGTCCAGTCCCGGCAACATCAGCTGGAGCTAAAAACCTAACCAGCATCTGCTCGTTCCCGGCTTCAACTCTACTCCAGGTTGCAATCTCTCTACTCCTCTCGCTCCCTCTGGATGAAACAAGGACCATCTCCTGTTCCATATATTTATTATCAACCCTCATTGTCTCATCCATATTTTCTAAAACCTCCTGACCGGTCATGGCATTTAGC carries:
- a CDS encoding outer membrane lipoprotein-sorting protein produces the protein MRKRLIVMMLVAAMVFAGGLFNQLNAMTGQEVLENMDETMRVDNKYMEQEMVLVSSRGSERSREIATWSRVEAGNEQMLVRFLAPADVAGTGLLMEDDDMWLYLPELNNTRRIAGSAKQGDFMGSDLSYEDMEALGTAGFGNDYQAELVEVVEFEGHEAYKLDLIPVNDGVAYSNLEVKVDSEFWLPLKIDYYEAGELVKTLLTFDHAELYGRWTAQMLEMTDHESGSQTRLILNEVDYNTEIDPGVFTTRNLERGL